One Flavobacteriales bacterium genomic region harbors:
- the arsC gene encoding arsenate reductase (glutaredoxin) (This arsenate reductase requires both glutathione and glutaredoxin to convert arsenate to arsenite, after which the efflux transporter formed by ArsA and ArsB can extrude the arsenite from the cell, providing resistance.), producing MKIYHNPRCQKSRQTLQIIEDSGAKTEVVEYLKTPPTEQELKAILDKLGLKAEDIIRKSEKLYKEEYKGKSLTEGGWIKVLANNPILIERPIVVSGNKAVIGRPPENVKTLL from the coding sequence ATGAAGATCTACCACAACCCGAGATGTCAGAAAAGTCGGCAGACGTTACAGATTATTGAAGATTCGGGCGCAAAGACCGAAGTGGTTGAATATCTTAAAACACCTCCGACCGAGCAGGAACTCAAGGCCATCCTTGACAAGCTCGGACTTAAAGCAGAGGACATCATCAGGAAGTCCGAGAAGCTTTATAAAGAGGAGTATAAAGGAAAGTCTCTCACCGAAGGAGGATGGATTAAGGTTCTGGCAAATAACCCTATCCTTATTGAAAGACCGATCGTTGTCAGTGGCAACAAAGCCGTTATCGGGCGACCTCCGGAAAATGTAAAAACATTGCTATAA
- the fumC gene encoding class II fumarate hydratase, translating into MEYRIEKDTMGEVKVPAGKYWGAQTQRSRENFKIGGQHMPVEVIHAFAYLKKAAALTNTALGVMPSEKSELIAKVCDEIIAGKLDDEFPLVVWQTGSGTQSNMNVNEVISNRAHVIQGNKLGDGDRFIHPNDDVNKSQSSNDTFPTAMHIAGYRMVVENTIPGLEALRDGLKDKATQFADIVKIGRTHLMDATPLTLGQEFSGYVSQIDHGIRALNNALPHLAELALGGTAVGTGINTPKGYAVKVANQIAELTGLPFVSAENKFEALAAHDAIVEASGALKTVAVSLMKIANDIRLLGSGPRCGIGELILPANEPGSSIMPGKVNPTQCEAMTMVCAQVIGNDAAIVAGGMQGHFELNVFKPVMIYNFLMAARLIGDASQSFLSNCVAGIEANTPRVKENLENSLMLVTALNTHIGYENAAKIAKKAYQEGSTLRKAAIDLDLLTDDQFTEWVDPSRMIGSL; encoded by the coding sequence ATGGAATACAGAATTGAAAAAGATACAATGGGCGAGGTAAAAGTCCCCGCCGGTAAATATTGGGGAGCACAAACACAACGCTCCAGGGAGAACTTTAAGATCGGCGGCCAACACATGCCGGTTGAGGTGATCCACGCTTTTGCCTATCTCAAAAAAGCAGCAGCCTTGACAAATACCGCCCTTGGCGTTATGCCATCGGAAAAAAGTGAACTGATCGCGAAGGTGTGCGATGAGATCATTGCCGGCAAGCTGGATGACGAGTTTCCCCTGGTCGTTTGGCAAACCGGATCAGGTACACAGTCTAACATGAACGTGAATGAGGTGATCTCCAACCGTGCCCACGTGATTCAAGGTAATAAGCTGGGTGATGGAGACCGATTCATTCATCCGAATGATGACGTGAATAAATCGCAATCTTCCAATGATACCTTCCCCACGGCCATGCATATCGCAGGATACCGCATGGTGGTGGAGAATACCATTCCGGGATTGGAGGCACTTCGTGATGGACTTAAGGACAAGGCTACACAGTTCGCGGATATCGTGAAGATCGGACGCACGCATCTGATGGATGCCACGCCCCTTACCCTGGGCCAGGAATTTTCCGGTTATGTCAGCCAGATCGATCATGGCATCCGTGCGCTGAACAACGCACTGCCTCACCTGGCGGAGCTTGCCCTGGGTGGAACAGCGGTTGGAACAGGAATCAACACGCCGAAGGGATATGCGGTGAAAGTGGCGAACCAGATTGCAGAGCTCACAGGTCTGCCTTTTGTTTCCGCTGAAAACAAGTTTGAAGCGTTGGCAGCGCATGATGCCATTGTAGAGGCATCGGGTGCTCTGAAGACGGTGGCAGTAAGCCTGATGAAGATCGCAAATGATATACGTTTACTGGGTTCAGGTCCGCGGTGTGGTATTGGTGAGTTGATTCTCCCTGCCAATGAACCCGGATCATCCATCATGCCCGGGAAGGTAAATCCTACCCAGTGTGAAGCCATGACCATGGTTTGTGCTCAGGTGATCGGAAATGATGCAGCCATCGTTGCCGGCGGAATGCAAGGACATTTCGAGCTCAACGTTTTCAAACCGGTGATGATCTATAACTTCCTGATGGCAGCAAGGCTGATCGGTGACGCGAGCCAGTCCTTCTTATCAAATTGTGTGGCAGGTATTGAGGCCAATACACCCCGGGTAAAGGAAAACCTTGAGAATTCACTGATGCTGGTCACCGCGTTGAATACCCACATCGGATATGAGAATGCCGCTAAGATCGCAAAGAAGGCGTACCAGGAGGGAAGCACCCTAAGGAAGGCAGCCATTGATCTCGATCTGCTTACCGATGATCAGTTCACCGAATGGGTGGATCCATCCAGGATGATCGGTTCGCTGTAA